The following coding sequences are from one Cenarchaeum symbiosum A window:
- a CDS encoding ATPase (COG0433), producing the protein MFGKKSPAQEPKVEPDTDYVGFRYGSKSEAPPGQEDRAYGLTASERVHMAIFGLPGCGKSSILKLLCYQNIQKNQGFTVIDPHGELARDVMGMVPPERQGDIIYVNPGALYRFGRCIQINPLDARHENERYVVVMAFVNVLYNLYRDSWGPRLETVLRNAANALVESPGHNSLGNISAMITDEGARREILRRVASKSVRHFWTEIFAKQYSRDAGSAAYNKIDKILATPTVAAMFDCTESSVDVADIIRNKRMLIVDLSTGASDDIARFLGSIFLNAIYVEAKKRIDSGGDLAEARSNPHYVYIDEAHMFSNHTMSEMLRTLRKFGVKVALATQTCNAYEREFADEIPGVCKTLITGKCDFNTARLLRSVMPAGTEEMQRLPNHTFVMSTDEGGVPASATFRARPVPFAGSDVHDWADAARKSVEKWGVEADIEKYAPTKSSGVLFEPVEALIVHLLHFDARDWFREQLIEAAGMVFPGIRQRSVSLAAERLAREGYVAVRYPDAGGHSLKKRYVIAEKAYSLYLTQAAGGRRGGGDDHQDVVNRIMDRNMKRHRYCIPDLGEGGPNMADLSVVEPAITRDADGGLSYDPHRWSERSLAVEVETAPKKHMAHSVKNYTKSAGPGRFVWFVCFESDGRRRLEREIRRKHPEPAGLLMDVIEYPEVALGTQEIPCTEEGAFTDTGAPGIQEICRMIADSEALSHGRGSLAEQAADAHKSSKKNIEGTPVPGTGGHKGVSHVTAAGRVRMTSLEYSVYSVVRAHGGFAADTKKIAEKLGGNVSVRGIYGAIRGLVDKGVLVWGEASYRHEEGSLDGRGTKRSTRMKKTLELAEQKPWPPRDGPGDSGGAPLDLSSMDSGMLAFALADPAVGEEQRARVREELARRG; encoded by the coding sequence TTGTTTGGCAAAAAAAGCCCCGCGCAGGAGCCCAAAGTAGAGCCCGACACCGACTATGTGGGGTTCAGATACGGCAGCAAATCAGAGGCGCCGCCGGGGCAGGAGGACAGGGCGTACGGCCTGACAGCCTCCGAGAGGGTCCACATGGCGATATTCGGGCTGCCGGGCTGCGGCAAGTCATCAATACTAAAGCTGCTCTGCTACCAGAATATACAAAAAAACCAGGGCTTTACCGTGATAGACCCGCACGGGGAGCTGGCCCGGGATGTAATGGGCATGGTGCCGCCGGAAAGGCAGGGTGATATAATTTACGTAAACCCGGGCGCATTGTACAGGTTCGGCCGGTGCATCCAGATAAACCCGCTAGACGCCCGGCATGAGAATGAAAGGTATGTCGTGGTCATGGCGTTTGTAAACGTCCTGTACAACCTGTACAGGGATTCGTGGGGGCCGCGCCTTGAGACTGTATTAAGAAACGCGGCAAACGCCCTGGTAGAATCGCCCGGGCACAACTCCCTTGGGAACATATCTGCGATGATAACCGACGAGGGGGCACGCCGCGAGATACTCCGCAGGGTCGCATCAAAGAGCGTGAGGCACTTTTGGACCGAGATATTTGCAAAACAGTACTCTAGAGACGCGGGGTCTGCGGCATACAACAAGATAGACAAGATACTGGCAACGCCCACCGTAGCCGCCATGTTCGACTGCACGGAATCAAGCGTGGATGTGGCAGATATAATACGGAACAAAAGAATGCTGATTGTCGACCTGTCGACAGGCGCGAGCGACGACATAGCCCGGTTCCTGGGGTCGATATTTCTCAACGCGATATATGTAGAGGCCAAAAAAAGGATAGACTCCGGCGGGGATCTTGCCGAGGCGCGCAGCAACCCGCACTATGTGTACATAGACGAGGCCCACATGTTCTCAAACCATACAATGTCCGAGATGCTCCGCACGCTGAGAAAGTTCGGCGTCAAGGTGGCGCTAGCCACGCAGACGTGCAACGCATACGAGCGCGAGTTTGCCGACGAGATACCCGGCGTCTGCAAGACGCTCATAACGGGAAAATGCGACTTTAACACGGCACGGCTTCTCCGCAGCGTCATGCCGGCTGGAACAGAGGAGATGCAGAGGCTCCCAAACCATACGTTTGTGATGAGCACAGACGAGGGGGGCGTCCCGGCTAGCGCCACGTTCCGTGCCCGGCCCGTGCCGTTTGCCGGAAGCGATGTACACGACTGGGCCGATGCGGCAAGAAAATCAGTTGAAAAGTGGGGCGTCGAGGCGGATATAGAAAAGTACGCGCCGACAAAATCATCAGGCGTGCTCTTCGAGCCCGTAGAGGCGCTGATTGTACACCTGCTCCACTTTGATGCGCGGGACTGGTTCCGGGAGCAGCTAATAGAGGCCGCAGGCATGGTGTTTCCGGGGATACGGCAGAGGTCTGTCTCGCTTGCCGCAGAGAGGCTCGCCCGGGAGGGGTACGTTGCAGTAAGGTATCCAGACGCCGGGGGGCACTCGCTGAAAAAAAGATACGTGATAGCGGAAAAGGCGTATTCGCTGTACCTTACGCAGGCAGCAGGGGGGAGGCGCGGCGGGGGCGACGACCATCAGGATGTTGTAAACAGGATAATGGACAGGAACATGAAGAGACACAGGTACTGCATACCGGATCTCGGCGAGGGCGGCCCCAACATGGCGGACCTGTCGGTAGTCGAGCCGGCCATAACCCGGGATGCAGACGGGGGGCTCTCGTATGATCCCCACAGGTGGTCAGAAAGGTCGCTTGCCGTCGAGGTAGAGACTGCGCCAAAAAAGCACATGGCCCATTCGGTAAAAAATTATACAAAGAGCGCAGGGCCCGGAAGATTCGTCTGGTTTGTCTGCTTTGAGTCAGACGGGCGCCGGCGCCTGGAAAGGGAGATTAGAAGAAAGCACCCGGAACCCGCGGGACTGCTCATGGATGTTATAGAGTACCCGGAGGTGGCTCTGGGCACACAGGAGATACCGTGCACAGAAGAGGGCGCGTTTACTGATACAGGGGCACCGGGCATACAAGAGATATGCCGGATGATAGCTGATTCTGAGGCGCTATCCCACGGGAGGGGCAGCCTTGCAGAGCAGGCGGCAGACGCGCATAAATCGTCCAAAAAGAACATCGAGGGGACGCCTGTCCCCGGGACGGGAGGGCACAAGGGCGTCTCGCATGTCACTGCGGCAGGCAGGGTGCGCATGACCTCGCTAGAGTATTCGGTGTATTCAGTGGTCAGGGCTCACGGGGGGTTTGCGGCAGATACCAAAAAAATAGCGGAAAAGCTCGGGGGCAATGTATCGGTCCGGGGGATATACGGGGCGATACGCGGGCTTGTAGACAAGGGGGTGCTGGTCTGGGGCGAGGCCTCGTACCGGCATGAGGAGGGCTCGCTTGATGGCCGCGGGACCAAGCGCTCTACGCGGATGAAAAAGACGCTGGAGCTTGCAGAGCAAAAGCCCTGGCCGCCCCGGGATGGGCCCGGTGATTCAGGCGGGGCGCCCCTGGACCTCTCCTCGATGGACAGCGGCATGCTCGCCTTTGCGCTGGCGGACCCTGCCGTAGGGGAGGAGCAGCGCGCCCGGGTAAGGGAAGAGCTGGCCCGGAGGGGTTGA
- a CDS encoding Flp pilus assembly protein (COG2064), with protein sequence MRAGLALAALFASMWGIVLLSDGGAEYVTLVLAFLAACIVLLAYPLIPRGYSARTRDGDLSVRRFRFPTVSSIFAAAEGRIPPLRRIREYNESLLSGLAPASGRIYDSERLATTSTRIAAASAPPAAALAIILGVYADPLFVSAAAAPAAPYFAPYLQLRSMVGERRARVEEEMAYFLCYANIMESIGFGLYQSFEMIRGRRIFPGMERDAGEVVKRVKALGMTPRASLAIYGESHPSGLFRDFVAGYLAKVTATGGIPRYVEEKARYFFDEYLSAWNRYEKGAQEIFSGIMMVTIVLPMMIMFSSMIGTPEASGVMLLAGTAVSPFIAVIMVVMLNSSQPVTGNTIRTPYAGLAAGPLLGLVLFAAGAGAATAVSAGFLAGGVAHYIGTVRRISAIKEMDAMLPEWMRDVTELSKTGSNIAQIVSRQAGLHTYRGEFGRIIAEIGGRVAAGVPFAEAVRDIGGASVHVRFIMFLLSRIYSTGGGSTDILNGITEFVTRVHQAKENVSKSLRPLSLIVYAAPFLMLGIAHMMIAMFSGTGLPEGAQDVPFTGIGSVDPAYIDGIGVMAALSSIPTGLVAAKISSYTIHDTLPLIIVSGTTLAALHLLPVAVPLLGF encoded by the coding sequence ATGAGGGCGGGACTGGCGCTTGCGGCCCTCTTTGCATCCATGTGGGGGATAGTCTTGCTCTCAGACGGGGGCGCCGAATACGTGACACTTGTACTGGCATTTCTTGCAGCATGCATTGTATTGCTTGCATACCCGCTTATACCCCGGGGATATTCTGCGAGAACAAGAGACGGCGACCTGAGCGTCAGGAGGTTCCGCTTTCCCACTGTATCGTCTATATTTGCTGCAGCCGAGGGCCGCATCCCCCCGCTCCGCAGGATCAGGGAATACAATGAATCGCTTCTTTCAGGGCTGGCGCCGGCATCTGGCAGGATATACGATTCAGAGAGGCTCGCCACAACATCTACAAGGATTGCCGCGGCATCCGCGCCGCCTGCGGCAGCACTTGCGATAATACTCGGCGTATACGCGGATCCCCTCTTTGTATCTGCAGCGGCAGCGCCTGCCGCTCCCTACTTTGCGCCGTACCTGCAGCTCCGCAGCATGGTCGGCGAGAGGAGGGCGCGCGTAGAAGAGGAGATGGCGTACTTTCTCTGCTATGCCAATATAATGGAGAGCATCGGCTTTGGGCTGTACCAGTCGTTTGAGATGATACGCGGCAGGAGGATATTTCCTGGAATGGAGAGGGATGCAGGCGAGGTCGTAAAGAGGGTAAAGGCGCTCGGCATGACGCCGAGGGCATCGCTTGCAATATACGGCGAGAGCCACCCCTCGGGGCTCTTTCGCGACTTTGTGGCGGGGTATCTTGCAAAGGTGACCGCCACGGGGGGCATACCCCGGTATGTCGAGGAGAAGGCCAGGTATTTTTTCGACGAGTATCTTTCCGCATGGAACAGGTATGAGAAGGGCGCCCAGGAGATATTCTCGGGGATAATGATGGTGACGATAGTGCTCCCCATGATGATAATGTTCTCGTCCATGATTGGGACGCCGGAGGCCTCTGGGGTGATGCTGCTTGCCGGCACTGCAGTATCCCCGTTTATCGCGGTGATAATGGTGGTGATGCTCAACTCTTCGCAGCCCGTCACGGGAAATACAATAAGGACGCCGTACGCCGGCCTGGCGGCAGGCCCGCTGCTCGGCCTTGTATTGTTTGCAGCAGGAGCCGGCGCGGCAACCGCGGTATCTGCGGGCTTTCTGGCGGGCGGCGTTGCCCATTACATCGGGACTGTGCGGCGCATATCTGCGATAAAAGAGATGGATGCGATGCTCCCCGAATGGATGCGCGATGTGACAGAGCTCTCAAAGACCGGCTCCAACATAGCCCAGATTGTATCCCGTCAGGCAGGCCTGCACACGTACAGGGGCGAGTTTGGAAGGATCATAGCCGAGATAGGCGGCAGGGTGGCCGCAGGTGTCCCCTTTGCAGAGGCTGTCCGGGATATAGGGGGCGCGTCTGTCCACGTCCGGTTCATCATGTTTCTGCTGTCCCGGATATACTCGACGGGCGGCGGGAGCACCGACATTCTAAACGGGATAACAGAGTTTGTCACCCGAGTACACCAGGCAAAGGAGAATGTCTCAAAGTCGCTCCGGCCACTCTCCCTGATAGTGTATGCAGCCCCGTTTCTGATGCTGGGCATAGCCCACATGATGATAGCGATGTTTTCGGGGACGGGCCTGCCGGAGGGCGCGCAGGATGTGCCGTTTACCGGTATAGGCTCTGTGGACCCCGCGTATATCGACGGGATAGGAGTGATGGCTGCATTATCCTCCATACCGACGGGCCTTGTGGCGGCAAAGATATCGTCGTATACCATCCATGATACTCTGCCCCTGATCATAGTATCCGGGACCACGCTTGCAGCACTGCACCTGCTGCCAGTTGCCGTGCCGCTGCTGGGGTTTTGA
- a CDS encoding DNA modification methylase (COG0863) produces the protein MPRTAVILLILERGTPCTLKSARSAPQGFAGRKKTGDAARSAMEQPKGAIENYGSFRDSLREPIHRWFAYPAGYSFKMVGAKIREYGLDTESLIVDPFLGSGTTSLAAMNLGIDSIGIEAHRFVSGIARTKCFRYEKHHAELSSEYKSLTERIASADIPDTGALPTLLHRCFEKGNLARLVRIRDKVSTLRGFKKGFFQLALVSALRHASTAGTGWPYIAPSKYAEKKGDDADAAFANRCKLMLDDISLLNRPASQTKIHAGDSRKLLDYVPRGSADLVITSPPYLNNYDYADRTRLETYFLGLYGSWRDISINVRDKLMMAATTQVTKDSMQGRTGMPTVRELSPRIHGELSSSIEKMGAKKAVKPGKKSYDMMTAGYFEDISKVLAGAAEATAKGGHFVLVLGDSAPYGVYVPTDRIIGELGVSAGFESYGIQVIRSRGDKWRDNPQRHGVKLHESILSMVR, from the coding sequence GTGCCCCGCACCGCGGTTATTCTGCTTATATTGGAGCGGGGCACCCCGTGCACATTGAAGAGCGCAAGATCCGCGCCGCAGGGTTTCGCGGGGCGCAAAAAAACAGGTGATGCGGCCCGGAGCGCCATGGAACAGCCAAAGGGAGCAATAGAAAACTATGGCTCGTTCAGGGATTCGCTGCGCGAGCCCATACACAGGTGGTTTGCATATCCCGCGGGGTACTCGTTTAAGATGGTCGGCGCAAAGATCCGCGAGTACGGCCTTGATACAGAATCACTCATAGTTGATCCGTTTCTGGGCTCCGGCACTACGTCGCTTGCGGCAATGAACCTTGGAATAGATTCAATAGGAATAGAGGCGCACCGGTTTGTATCCGGGATAGCCCGCACAAAGTGCTTTAGGTATGAAAAGCACCATGCAGAGCTATCTAGCGAATACAAATCACTGACGGAACGCATTGCCTCCGCCGATATACCAGATACGGGTGCACTCCCGACGCTTTTACACAGGTGCTTTGAGAAAGGCAACCTGGCGCGGCTTGTACGGATCAGGGATAAGGTAAGTACCCTGCGGGGTTTCAAAAAGGGCTTCTTTCAGCTCGCCCTTGTCTCTGCTCTAAGACACGCCAGCACCGCGGGCACAGGGTGGCCGTACATAGCACCGAGCAAATACGCAGAGAAGAAAGGGGACGATGCGGATGCTGCATTTGCAAACAGGTGCAAGCTCATGCTCGATGACATATCGCTGCTGAACAGGCCTGCATCACAGACAAAAATACATGCAGGCGATTCCCGGAAACTCCTTGACTATGTGCCCCGGGGCTCAGCCGACCTTGTAATAACCTCGCCACCCTATCTTAACAACTATGACTATGCGGACAGGACGCGCCTCGAGACCTACTTTTTAGGCCTGTATGGGAGCTGGCGCGACATAAGCATCAACGTGCGGGACAAGCTCATGATGGCGGCTACAACCCAGGTGACAAAAGACAGCATGCAAGGGCGGACAGGGATGCCTACCGTCCGCGAACTCTCCCCAAGGATACACGGCGAGCTCTCATCGAGCATAGAGAAGATGGGCGCCAAAAAGGCGGTAAAGCCCGGCAAAAAAAGCTATGATATGATGACTGCCGGCTACTTTGAGGACATCTCAAAGGTCCTAGCGGGGGCGGCAGAAGCGACCGCCAAGGGCGGGCACTTTGTCCTGGTGCTCGGCGATTCTGCCCCCTACGGGGTCTATGTGCCAACCGACCGGATAATAGGCGAGCTCGGCGTATCTGCCGGCTTTGAATCATACGGTATACAGGTGATACGTAGCAGGGGTGACAAGTGGAGGGACAACCCCCAGAGGCACGGTGTAAAGCTGCACGAGAGCATTCTAAGCATGGTGCGGTAG